From one Xiphophorus hellerii strain 12219 chromosome 18, Xiphophorus_hellerii-4.1, whole genome shotgun sequence genomic stretch:
- the LOC116737600 gene encoding period circadian protein homolog 2-like, translated as MSEDSDPKLYRFSTLDGCEQNREAQGPRRGSMSELHRMASSYSEGCGRQDRVELQPELGLASEGSDSSHEHPASLGSPRNDRMRQRTPLHEDVEMGGSGSSVSGTESHGNESHGNESHGNESVGSSNGNGKDSALESSVSNKSSNSHSPSPPSSSNAFSLMSSEQDNPSTSGCSSEQSAKAKTQKELFKTLKELKMHLPPEKRSKGKSNTVNTLKYALRCIKQVKANEEYYQMLMINDSQPPGFDVTSYTIEEINTITSEYTLKNTDIFAVAVSLITGKIVYISDQAASILNCKREVFNNAKFVEFLTPQDVSVFYSFTTPYRLPSWSMCTGAESSPTECMQEKSFFCRISGGKEREGDLQYYPFRMTPYLMKVQDAELSEEQFCCLLLAERVHSGYEAPRIPPDKRIFTTTHTPNCVFQDVDERAVPLLGYLPQDLIGTPILLNMHPSDRPLMLAVHRKILQCAGQPFDHSSIRFCARNGEYITIDTSWSSFVNPWSRKVSFVIGRHKVRMGPVNEDVFAAPTFHGGKMMDSDIQEISEQIHRLLLQPVHNMGSSGYGSYGSNGSHEQQVSISSSSESNGNIPVGNTAEETSKTKPSRTFQEICKGVHMLKNQDSQVCMRSSSVWQPKTQQRKTGDGSSAAQRSSGVRVRDSAPHSQVRDNTGANMDDFTYKDQTVCSYQQISCLDSVIRYLESCNVPITVKRKYQFSSNTTSSNSDDDKKGSEDSIQVPQGTHPDPLMLDTQPGLSNMKAPKKPPTGAAAVVGGTLAPLTLPSKAESVVSITSQCSYSSTIVHVGDKKPQPESEIIEDVTESPAPPAVPVSMVSPPSQEKEAYKRLGLTKEVLAAHTQKEEQAFLNRCRELRNARSFQKECSSCLHNQRGPANVEDSAGQQGVAKQGPTRPETTTKKGNRNRKSKKPRMKHPDSSDSAVSNRKPRPPLQGLNQTSWSPSEASQSAFNVSYPTMVPAYPLYPPTPAAPAQGSRPDASQSSAFGEGQNAQVPPTSTPFPPPIVTPVVALVLPNYLIPHMGQLNQMNQMSQLCAAPRPTFFTEQTQPPPTYPTQQAFQTPPAAYPMQTQLSFTPQQPFPVQTAFSPQHPFQAAQAPYTTQQPFPAPQTAYTTQQPFTAQSSFPVQTPFVAQAPYPAQPFPYTIASEPPKALTAEPKEGAASRSSTPASGAPEPTTSPPLFESRCSSPLQLNLLSMEEGQRSLERQDSTVAQFGGPGSGAAVGSGATGDKSGAATKTDNHQQLEPRGSGAHSDGNSSSCDLLDILLQEQEDAHSGTGSATSGSMGSGLGSGSASGSGSNDCRTSASGASGSRTGSSNTSKYFGSIDSLEHDPKGKGKTRNEGGSESSKSAQGEGEHLIKYVLQEPLWLLMANADDKVMMTYQMPSRDIQRVLREDKERLRQMQKSQPHFTSEQRRELVEEHPWMRRGGLPAAINVKECVYCEDAAAAPLEEDLPDMDMGELGEDLGRDTQKGQSQSEETKPQPDSGF; from the exons ATGTCTGAGGACAGCGACCCAAAGCTCTATCGGTTCTCCACTCTGGACGGCTGCGAACAGAACCGCGAAGCTCAAGGCCCCCGGCGTGGCTCTATGAGCGAACTCCACCGCATGGCCAGCAGCTACAGCGAGGGTTGCGGCCGGCAGGACCGGGTGGAACTACAACCCGAGCTGGGACTGGCGTCCGAGGGCAGCGACAGCAGCCATGAGCACCCGGCGTCTCTCGGCTCCCCGCGCAACGACAGGATGCGTCAGCGCACGCCTCTCCATGAGGACGTAGAGATGGGCGGCAGCGGCTCGAGTGTCAGCGGGACAGAATCCCACGGCAACGAATCGCACGGCAATGAGTCCCACGGCAACGAGTCAGTGGGCAGTTCGAATGGCAACGGGAAGGATTCTGCTCTGGAGTCGTCAGTGAGCAACAAGAG CTCCAACTCCCATAGTCCTTCACCCCCGAGCAGCTCCAACGCCTTCAGCCTGATGAGCTCTGAGCAGGACAACCCTTCAACCAGCGGCTGCAG CAGCGAGCAGTCGGCCAAAGCCAAGACTCAGAAGGAGCTCTTCAAGACTCTCAAGGAGCTCAAGATGCACCTGCCTCCAGAAAAGAGGAGTAAGGGCAAATCCAACACTGTGAACACGCTCAAATATGCGCTGCGGTGTATCAAACAGGTGAAAG CTAATGAGGAATACTACCAGATGCTGATGATTAATGACAGTCAGCCTCCTGGCTTTGACGTGACTTCATACACCATTGAAGAAATTAACACAATCACTTCAGAATACACCCTGAAAAACACA GACATTTTTGCCGTAGCGGTGTCCCTCATCACCGGGAAGATAGTTTACATCTCCGACCAGGCCGCCTCCATACTGAACTGCAAGCGGGAAGTTTTCAACAACGCCAAGTTTGTGGAGTTCCTGACGCCTCAGGACGTCAGCGTGTTCTACAGCTTCACCACGCCGTACCGCCTGCCCTCGTGGAGCATGTGCACCGGCGCAG AGTCGTCTCCCACGGAGTGTATGCAGGAGAAATCCTTCTTCTGCCGCATCAG TGGTGGGAAGGAGCGTGAGGGGGATCTGCAGTACTATCCTTTCCGGATGACTCCATACCTCATGAAGGTTCAAGACGCTGAGCTGTCTGAAGAGCAGTTCTGCTGCCTCCTGCTGGCTGAGAGGGTGCACTCTGGATATGAAG CTCCCAGGATTCCTCCAGACAAACGGATTTTTACCACCACACACACTCCTAACTGTGTGTTCCAGGATGTCGATGAGAG GGCGGTGCCTCTGCTGGGATACCTCCCCCAAGACCTGATCGGGACGCCCATTCTGCTCAACATGCACCCAAGTGACCGGCCTTTAATGCTGGCTGTGCATCGCAAAA TTCTGCAGTGCGCCGGTCAACCGTTCGATCATTCCTCGATCCGTTTCTGTGCGAGAAACGGCGAGTATATCACCATCGACACCAGCTGGTCCAGCTTTGTGAATCCCTGGAGCCGCAAGGTGTCTTTTGTCATCGGGAGGCACAAAGTGCGCAT GGGGCCAGTAAATGAAGATGTTTTCGCAGCACCAACTTTCCATGGAGGGAAAATGATGGATTCAGACATCCAGGAAATTAGCGAGCAGATCCACAGACTGCTGCTCCAA CCGGTCCACAACATGGGCTCCAGCGGCTATGGCAGCTACGGCAGCAATGGTTCCCATGAGCAGCAGGTGAGCATCAGCTCATCCAGCGAAAGCAATGGGAACATCCCAGTAGGGAACACGGCGGAGGAGACGAGCAAGACCAAGCCGTCCAGGACCTTCCAGGAAATTTGTAAGGGAGTCCACATGCTGAAGAATCAGGACTCTCAGGTCTGCATGCGCTCCTCGTCGGTGTGGCAGCCCAAAACCCAGCAGAGGAAGACCGGTGATG GGTCGTCTGCAGCCCAGAGGAGTTCAGGTGTGCGTGTACGGGACTCCGCCCCCCACTCACAGGTCAGAGACAACACTGGAGCCAACATGGACGACTTCACCTACAAAGACCAGACTGTGTGCTCCTATCAGCAGATCAGCTGCCTTGACAGCGTCATTAG GTATCTGGAGAGTTGTAACGTCCCCATCACAGTGAAAAGGAAGTACCAGTTCTCATCCAACACCACATCGTCCAACTCAGATGACGACAAGAAGGGGTCAGAAGATAGTATACAAGTGCCTCAGGGGACACACCCAG ATCCTTTGATGCTCGACACCCAGCCAGGCCTGTCAAACATGAAAGCACCTAAGAAGCCACCAACTGGGGCAGCTGCTGTGGTGGGGGGCACCCTAGCGCCCCTCACTCTGCCCAGTAAGGCTGAAAGTGTTGTCTCCATCACCTCACAGTGCAGCTACAGCAGCACCATTGTTCATGTGGGAGACAAGAAGCCTCAACCAGAGTCTG AGATCATCGAAGATGTTACAGAGAGCCCAGCTCCCCCCGCTGTGCCGGTCAGTATGGTGTCTCCACCCAGCCAGGAGAAGGAGGCCTACAAGAGGCTGGGGCTCACGAAGGAGGTGCTAGCAGCCCACACCCAGAAGGAGGAGCAGGCCTTCCTGAACCGCTGCCGAGAGCTCCGCAACGCCAGGAGCTTCCAGAAGGAATGTTCCTCATGTCTGCACAACCAGAGAGGCCCAGCTAACGTCGAAG ATTCAGCTGGTCAACAGGGAGTTGCCAAACAAGGCCCAACCCGGCCAGAGACGACCACCAAGAAAGGCAACCGCAACAGGAAGTCTAAGAAACCGCGGATGAAACATCCCGACTCGTCTGACAGCGCTGTGTCCAATCGCAAACCCCGGCCCCCTCTTCAGGGTCTCAACCAGACGTCTTGGTCCCCGTCTGAAGCGTCCCAGTCAGCTTTTAACGTCTCCTACCCCACCATGGTGCCTGCATATCCGCTGTACCCCCCAACGCCTGCCGCGCCAGCTCAGGGGTCCCGCCCCGATGCGTCTCAGTCCTCTGCCTTTGGTGAGGGGCAGAACGCCCAAGTCCCCCCCACCAGCACTCCGTTCCCCCCTCCGATTGTTACACCGGTGGTGGCTCTGGTGCTGCCCAACTACCTTATCCCCCATATGGGACAATTGAATCAGATGAATCAGATGAGCCAGCTCTGCGCCGCGCCCAGACCAACGTTTTTCACAGAGCAGACCCAGCCCCCACCGACTTACCCTACCCAGCAGGCCTTTCAGACGCCACCGGCAGCGTACCCGATGCAGACCCAGCTCTCCTTCACCCCCCAGCAGCCGTTCCCAGTGCAGACTGCCTTTTCCCCCCAGCACCCGTTTCAAGCTGCACAGGCCCCCTACACTACTCAGCAGCCGTTCCCGGCTCCCCAGACTGCCTACACTACCCAGCAGCCCTTCACCGCCCAGTCTTCTTTTCCAGTGCAGACACCCTTTGTGGCTCAAGCCCCCTACCCAGCTCAGCCTTTTCCCTACACCATAGCCTCCGAGCCCCCCAAAGCTCTTACAGCAGAGCCCAAAGAGGGGGCGGCTTCTCGCTCCTCCACCCCTGCCTCAGGGGCCCCGGAGCCCACCACCTCCCCGCCCCTGTTTGAGTCGCGCTGCAGCTCCCCACTGCAGCTCAACCTGCTGAGCATGGAGGAGGGGCAGCGCTCACTGGAGCGCCAGGACAGCACTGTAGCCCAGTTTGGGGGTCCAGGCAGTGGGGCAGCAGTTGGGTCGGGGGCAACAGGAGACAAGAGTGGAGCTGCAACCAAGACTGATAATCACCAACAG CTGGAACCCAGAGGCAGCGGGGCTCACAGCGATGGCAACTCCTCGTCCTGTGACCTTCTGGACATCCTGTTACAGGAGCAGGAGGACGCTCACTCTGGCACTGGGTCAGCCACCTCAGGCTCCATGGGCTCAGGTCTGGGTTCAGGTTCCGCATCAGGCTCCGGATCCAACGACTGTCGGACCTCAGCTAGCGGAGCATCTGGCAGCAGAACAG GAAGCAGCAACACCAGCAAGTACTTTGGCAGCATCGACTCTCTGGAGCATGACCCGAAAGGAAAAGGCAAGACGAGGAACGAAGGCGGATCGGAGAGCAGCAAGTCCGCTCAGGGGGAAGGGgaacatttaatcaaatatgtTCTGCAAGAGCCTCTTTGGTTGCTCATGGCCAACGCTGACGACAAGGTCATGATGACGTATCAAATGCCATCCAG GGACATTCAGAGGGTGCTGAGGGAAGACAAGGAGAGGCTGCGGCAGATGCAGAAAAGTCAGCCTCACTTCACCTCAGAGCAGCGGCGGGAGCTGGTGGAGGAGCATCCCTGGATGAGGAGAGGAGGCCTCCCCGCTGCTATCAATGTGAAG GAATGTGTGTACTGTGAGGACGCTGCTGCTGCACCCCTAGAGGAGGATCTACCCGACATGGACATGGGCGAATTGGGCGAGGATCTGGGCAGAGACACCCAGAAAGGccagagccaatcagaggagaccaAACCTCAGCCGGACTCTGGCTTCTGA